In Thunnus thynnus chromosome 4, fThuThy2.1, whole genome shotgun sequence, the DNA window CCTGGGCAACCGGCAGGACAAGCTGCTGCCCGAGGACTTCCAGGTGGAGGAAAAAGGTACCAGATTGGAGGGATGGTGGCAAAACGGTGGGACGTGGGAGGAGGAGACAGGCTGGACAATGATATTTAGATGGAGAGAAGTAAAAGAGATACAGATTCAGATGAGAGGTGGACAGCAGGGAATTAGCAGGAGGAGAGTTAAAGGTTTCAGTGGGGGTGGTGTAAGAGTTGTCTGGGGGTAAAATGAGGTGAAGCAGAGACTGGGCAACCTTGAAATGTCAAGGACCTCTGTGTTGAAGCTCTGAGGTTTGAATAAACTAAGagcaaaatgatcaaaaacattGCCTGAGCTGATGATTACATcacctcatctttttttttttagtaatgctgtttttctctcaactACAGATAATGCCTAGACCCCCTGTGGACAGCAGAGGGAAGAGATGGATCAGACTTTAAGAGGACTGACAAGGCTTCAGGACGATTAATCAGAATCTACAAATAATTTACAAGAAGTTCATCCTGTTCTCAAAACATCTCCACCTCCAGCTCCAACCTTAAGTCTTATCTAAATGTTATTTTGAATGAAAACAACTGGATTCATATTCTGTGGACTTTGGTTTCAGGCATTTTCTCATTAGAAGTTATCCATGCAGAGCAGAAGCACACTGTCCTAACTGAcagcattacattttttttttaataatcatgtcaatatttgtatgtatttgacAAGCAAATAAATAGTGTTGTGTTCAAGGACTATTGGAGAGCATTTTGGTGCAACATCCCAAAACATGATTTCATCAGCCCTCAAAATAACCTGATGAATCTGTTGCCtctaaatatgaataaaatcttCCTGTCGAATATCTGACATCACTATTTTACTCCTACTGTATCTGCTTTCTGGATGTTCTTATAATGTATTAGGTAAAtgatgtgttaaaaaaaaaaatcatctcagGGGATTTCTATCCAAACCTGTCCACGCTGAGTTGCTCCAACAGTGATGATTCATGAGGCAAAAACAATCCAAAtagattttgaaaaatgtttattcttgttacctacagaaaaaaacaatcaaaggAAGAGGGGGAGACATGGACAGAAAAGGAGACTTTATAGAAAAAGAGCTGGGCAACATTACTTTGAGAGGAATGAAAGCAGTATTACAGCATCCGTATTAATACAATCTATTATTTTCAAATCCAACGCCTTAATGTGCAGTAGAAACACCTGAAACAGAGCTTCAGCTTTCATACACCTGGAAATCACCTGAATATTCTTCAAggaatttccaaaaaaaaaaaaaaagccttcaaTCATTACTGACAGTCTCTTCTGGACACTGTACAAAGCTTAtgctgcagagagggagagattaaAGGCCAACTCTTTGGTGCAAACTACTGTACACACTGGACCTGGATCCACATATAGTTTGACTGTTAATGCGAGAAATGATACATCAAGCCTTTCTTACTGGGCAAAAAGTAAACCAAGTATGAAACAGCAAGTTTTCTTTTGCCAGCTTGTGCATGAAGCAGAGAAGGAATCTGCATGTTGTTCACATTATCATGTTCCaagtgctttttttccccaggaCAACATAAAACAATGTTGAAACGAAGAATAATACCTGTAATATGACAAATCTGCAATTTCTGAGTGTGATTTCAGATCAGTCTCCTTTCTTCCTGTCCAGCCTGTATACAAATgtacaaaagtgtttttttttccccaaggaCAAAGCTTACTTAGTGCTAAGAATGATACTAGTTTCTCTTCATGCCTGTTAGCATTACACAGCTATTAATTCGAAGAATTAACAAAGCTAAAGGCATAAAAGCTGGCATGGCAAACTAGAGTACACACAGATTTGGCTTTATCAATGATCTAAAAGATAATGGTATGTGATTTTCATGGCAATGTttgagttttcattgacatCTTGTCAACTTCCTTTTAAATCCATCCATTAACTATCTAAAAGTACCACAAGATCGGACAAAATAACGTGCTGCAGAGAAAGAGctggaaaaagaagagaaataacaaaaggaaaaaaaagtagatAAGTATGCAGCCAGTAAAAAAGAGCCATAAATACAGGAAGAAGACGACCTTGGGTTCCCTCTATAACCAGTGTAATCCATCATTTTCTGGACAAAGACTCAGCAGCAGTCTCTCTCTTATTATGTGTAGTTAAGTGTGTGTTGGAGCATCTGAGAGCCATGACAGGAGGATGCAGGCACGATGCAGTCACAGGCTCTTGCAGAcatgaatgtgttttgtttactgtatgtttttgagGCCAGAATCTTCAAACCAAATGGATCCTTTCACAATATTAGGGGTAAAGGTGTGCATGGGCGGCCTCTAGGATGTGAGCCATGGATGGGAGAGGCACTGGGCTGCTGTGGCCCTCCTTTCAGGCACCAGGTCCAGCATGGGCAGCAGGAAGCTGCTGAAGTTGTAGGCCTCCTCTTTAGACCACTCGTACTTTTCTACTAACACGTCGAGCAGACCCCACGGCTTCAGCTTGGTAATGTGACGCAGGTCGCCTGGGAGAAAAggcatttaaaatacatttcaataaTTACAGCGATGAATGTTAGGGTATTATGTAGTATTTAAAGATAGTTATTGACTCTCTGGGATTGAAATAGCTGAACTGGATTTAATTTGCAAGTTCTGTCCTCAAACGGAGCAGGTGGTTGTTCCCTTGAGTCATCAGGTGCTCAGTCTGAAACAGTAACTTTTGCACTGCATACCTGAGTTTATTTTAAGGACACTCTGGATTTAGCGACAGAAGACAGCTGGTGGTGAGGCGGGTGTGTTTACCTTTCTTAGTGAAAAACTCCTTGGAGTATTTGCCTGACAAGATCAGCTTCCGAGGAACTTTACCCAGCAGCTCGATGATCAGCGCTATGTGATCTACAGGGagacaagacaaacacacagaggaaaatgagagaatttAGTCCTTTCCGACTAATGTAATCAGTCACCATTGTCACAAGTATTTGGTCTTCGCTCTGTAGATTTTTCAGTCTATGATGCCTCAGATAAATCTGTCATTAACAATCATTTCAGCATGTCTAGCCATTATTACCCTGTAGTTAGAGCCTGTAATCTTACATTTTGATGGCACTAACCTTCATCTCTGGAGTAGTCTTCTCCAGAGTGGGGTTCAAACAGATAGTCTCCAGTGGCAAGTTCAAAGGCctgaggaaaaaacacacatgaactcAACAACAGGTAGATACAGAGTAGTATTTGAATAAACCTAAGTATGGATTTaaagcatgtgtgtttgtgcatcttgTCATGATTCTTCAAAATCCTTTCAGAGGATTGTAGATTCAGTCTGAGGGTCAGTGACCATCTCCTCTCCATTAACAATGAAggcttctctgtctttttataCTTCCCTCCAACAACAgccatgtgtctgtgtgtttgaaggCTGTTTTTAAGGAAAAGTTTTCCAACTCCTGATCTACAATCAGGCTTTAATTAATTCAAATATTCCTGTGTAGGCAGCAAGGTCAAACTTGAGGTCAAACTCAGTTAGTGGCGGTCAAGCTCCTCAAGAGGTACAAATGAGCCAATAAAGGAGGAGACGAAGAAACTCTTAAGGCTATACACATTATGTTTTGGTGCAAGGTGTGAGGTGAACATGGTGTAACAGTTTAAttactccacagggtaccttaaaaagtttaaataacTTCAGTTTGTCTTTCCAGCAGGTGTTTATGGCATCAGTTCCTTACAGTTCTACAggcatttgtatgtgtttgtatctgtttaCCATGCAGGCTGTGCTCCAGATGTCTGCTGGTGTGCTGTAGCCGGATCCTATCAGCACCTCAAGCGAGCGATACTGCCGTGTCTGGATGTCATCTGTGAAATGCTTATGCTGTGGAatggagggaggaaaaggaaaaggagagccattttttaaaaaattgttttttattattcaaatagGTCATATTTAAAGCACAGGGAAAATTTACAGTGGACAGACCTTTCAAGTTACCGGTAAGATtcctgaatttaaaaaaaaaaaagtgctaatGTATATTTGTACTCACCACCCAGCAGGCGTTGCCCAGGTCAGCAATTTTAACCTGCAGCTTGTCAGCATTGATAGGCTCCAGCGGGTTTACCAACATACTGCCTGATGCTCCTgttaaagagaggagaggagggagacagagacagaagaggatGATGTGGAAAAGAAGGGGGAAGGATGACGGAAACAATTAGACACATgggagaaaacaaagacagtatGAGCtaattggttttgttttgttttttgtccttcCTGTTAAGGGAgatgcttttgtttgtctgagtcactgtcattgttttttgttggtgGTGTTCTACTTggttaacaaaaaaacaagcataaaTAACAAAACCCATCTTCGGGGTGGGCATTTTGTGAATCATAAATATAAACCAAAACTTGAGGCTGCTACTTTGCAAGTATGAGAGCTTACAGTTCACAGTAGAGGGTTTCTCCACCAAGTAATCGGTTAGCGAAAACAATATATGTACTGCATCTCTTAGCTTTACTAACAACCTTTGTTTTCTAATACAGCCTGCTCACCTCCGTCTCTTTCTGTAAACTGTACAGCCGGTTGGTGGGATACTACAGCTGAAGCTatactggatttttttccccctcagtgTAATGGATATTGAACTGATGTGCATACTGAAACACATTATGATTTACACTGGACTGTATGTGCTGTTATACACCTTTAATAAACTCATGTTGTTGAATATGACATCAAATAATTCCTGAAGTATCCCTATCCGTAATTCTGCAGAATTCCTGGAGTGGCCACATATTCAAACAAGATTGTTAGTTTGGGGAAATGTGTAGAAACATGCATAAGAcatccaaaacccaaaacattgtttttaacCAACCATTTTGGCCGTCTTCCTCATCatcctttcttttgttttccccGAGAGtatccatctcctcctccttcttctctgccttATCTCCCTCCTTTAGCTCAACAGTGACAGAGTCTGGGCTGAGAGAAGCTGGGAGCTGCGGTGGGTCGAGGTTGGGGTCCATGGATGAACCGTTACAGGTCTGGCGGTCTTCTTTGTTAGGTAATGTGTCGTCTGcctctgttttggtttctggTTGGTTTGCGTTCTGTTGGTCCTCCAGTTCCTCTGTGGACTTCTTGGTCCTGTGTACCTGGCTCTCCGGGCTGGCCTCGCTCTCCTGTGTGGAGGCGTGGCCATTGCAGTTCACTTCCATTCTGTTCTCCTCCTCGGCTGCATCCTCTCTCTGTTCATTTCCCTCAGACATCTGCTGGGGCTGCTCGTCGGGAGTCGAGTCTATAGCAGAGAGAAGCGTGGATTATTTAACTCAATTTCATTCTTTATCAAGATACACGTTTATTGATTAGAGCTTATCCCAGATATTATCTGTTCTTTCTGAATAGTTTTTAATCCATAAATTCAATCAAaatctttaaattaaattgaatccAGTCAATCACCTGTGATAGTATGGTTAACAATGTCCTGCAGTGTGGCAGACATAGAGAGGGTAGTAGAGGAAGTTGTATCTTCTGTGGTCTCTGTCGTcgtctcctcatcctcctcctcctctcctccttcggGTGTtgctcctccctccatctcctgGATCCTTTTCTCCAGCAGCTCCGCctgcttcttctgctttttcttcatcttcttctttttgttctttgacattttggccaCCTTGGCAAAAAGAACAAGAGGAGAGAAGTTTTTATTCTGACCTGACTCGCAAATGTATTTTGCACAAAGTCCTTGTATCACTTGATGACAACATAACTTACTGGTTTGGGTGCTGGGGCTGTGCTCACTgtaggaaacaggaaaaacaagagGATTACATTAGTGAACGACATATGTGGCATATCCATCGCCTCTCTATAATTAGTATTCTGCTCGGGTGGCTGAGTTGATTCACACCAAGCTGTACTAATAGACTGTGTCTGCGGCGACACCGGGCTCAGCGGGAGTCACACACTCCTCTGAGCAAGCTGGTAATTTCCATAACCAATCTAGTGGTGACTCATAGCAACACACAGTGAACCGCTCCTCTTTTATTAGCAACTTAAACATGCTTTTAAGTCAGAATCCTCAAGTTTATGAACACTTACtatatatcacacacacaggattaAATCATAGAGCTGGAAAATCATCTTATTCCCAATTTATGGCCCATTTGTGCCTCTTGACAACACtatattgaaaacattttagggCTGCCCCCTAAAAGTCGCTGAGACGATAAATCAGTTGATAAATCCCTGAGTCATCTGGCATTTTTTCAGGCGAGTCGCTGCCTTTTTTTTGACACGTCATTATACACAGAGTAACACAGCGTGACAGCATGACAGGCTGCAAACTTTTACAGATTCTTGTCACTAAATGACCTAAATACAcaactgtgatggaaacagagagaaataatggAGACAGAGGACAGTGCGATACAGAGCGGCTGTTTCCTGCTCCAAGCTCACAGCTccggtgttaaatgcagtgaagtcggctaaactcctgtttaaaaaGACATAACAAGCGTCTCttccgtctcctcctctaccatcCAGTGTGATTGACTCATcagctgacagcgctgtcagcagccggcAGGAGAGACACTCTGTGCTGCgcttggattttataactgcaCTGATACCAGGACGCacacgttttatttctctgattggaaatctgatgttttcacatcacagatgatgaacaacagcattaaaacacgagtcttacagataaaacatgagactcatgttGGCTGTGTGCCTGATTGtactgtaactgcagtaactggGCGGAGACATGAATAATATTCTCATAGGAGGCtgtattgaaaaaaacaaatttataatGTTATGCTGTTTAgtatgtagaaaaaaaaataacagctaCAACAAGTATAGAGAAATATACACATCACTGTCCCTCCTGCCTTCCGAGTCGATGCATTGGTCTAAAGTGCCGACTGTGAAAATCCTGAGATGGGGACAGccctaaaatatttattaattaaatgaaCAGTTTGAGTCATGTTTAAGTATGTTAACAATTATTGATGATAAGGGCTTATATTTGAGCAGTGAACTACTGAATaagtaaaatgtcaatcaatcTATGGAAAGCACTGGACCAGCTGAAAAATCTAAACAGCAAACCTTGTCAGAAAGTTGTCAGAAAAATGCAGACGAAAGCACAAAACTTGCTTAGAGGAGCACTGAGAAGGGAAAGGTTGTGACCTGCAGAACCGGAGGGAGGTGCAGCGCCAGTCTTCTGCCACTGCGTCGCTTCGGCGGCCATTTTCTTGATGTAGGGCTCATTGACAGTCAGAAGAATATTCTCTGGTTTGATGTCTGTGTGGATGATCTTACACTTAGTGTGGAGGTAGTCTAAACCCTGAAGAACCTGCAGGGACAGACCATAAGAGTAAAGCATGTCATGACAACTGTAGAATTCCTCAACCCATCAGGGGTGTTGTGGTTTTAGACTACACCCAAATAAGTGAAATACTtcttaaatgttattattataaaaatacagttaataCTGTCTCGCAAAGATGCActagtattttatttttgccagTGTTTGATAGCACTGACCTGTCTGACACTGCACCAAAACCAAAGCATGAAAAGACTATTTTCCCATTTGAAGGGTGATTAATGATTTAAGTGATAACTTGTTTTCGTGCAGCTTTACAGTACCTGTCGTATGATGCTTTTCACACAGGGCAGCGGCAGGCCTTGATAATTTGACTTGATGATCCACTTCAGTAGGTGGTATCCCAGCACCTCAAACACCATGCACACATCTGAGATCCAAAGTCAAGGACTAATGGAACAGGACTTCTAATCTGACTTTAAATCTGAGCAAATTAGAGTTTTCGAAACCGACAGTGGACCTAAGCAAGTAAAACTgataaagcacacacacacacaacatacacacaacatacacatatCTACATCATTTTTTGTTGGGCAGCTGATTTAAAGTACAAATTCTTGTATTTGATACACAGATAACTAGATTTTGCAGAAGCAAAGCTTGACAAGGACTGTTTTCCAGGCACATACTTTGACTTTAATAACCTTTCATGGTTTTTCCATGACTGTGGTAACAATTTTTCTATATACGCCACAAAAGTTAACTTTGATTTCCAGAGGATGCTTGGGCGTACTGCCTGAACACACAGCTGTAGACTGGATGGCGTGGGAGAGAAAGGGATGGCACAAGTGTCAGTGCATCAGGGACTGTGACACTTAAGGACGTGCCAAAGCACACAGCTAGATGCACATCTGTGAACCACAAATAGCGGAGAAGGGTGTGAATCTGGGGGTGTACTAAAACTGAAGTAGACTTTAGAGAGCCAGATAGAGGACTCAATAATTCTGGCAGATCTTTGGCTCATCTTTTAAAGTAATGCGGACAAATGTTGCCCCCGAGGTGATGCAGTCTTACCCTTGGATACTAACACTAAAGTAGCTATTTGGCCTGGAATGAGTGTAATCAGTATGTCCAAGCTGTCACATTAAGACAGCAACAGTGGGAAAGACAAAAATGGAAAGACGCCAAGCAATTAAGTTGCTATTGTTGCACTGTTTCCTTCCTTCACAGAATGACGGGTCACGACAGCTCCTGCAAACCCTCCACCATGTTAACTAACAGTTAGCAAACTGGTCAGTATGCACCATCTTAAAAGGCACTCAATTTAGTACATTTTGTATACAGTCATATGTGTCAAATGTTATCTTTATTCAGTTTATGAACAAGATATCTCTTTGCAATAGCTGCAACTTAAAACTGTGGACAATAATATTGTATCTATTACTGTATTGCTGTATGATTAGATGTGGTGAAGAATGTAATGCATATTAGGAAAACTATAAAgtagatttttgtattttaggaAGACGTGAGATGTCACTTCTTCACAAAACAACAGAGGATACGAGTGCCATTCATGCCAGAAATTTTGAAGTCGTCTAGAAGCTGCACCACTTTCTCTCTGCTGGGGTCACTGGGATCTGTGTTTCTCAcctggaaaacacagacacacatacacacaattgTAGGAGTTGTGGGATTTGAATATAACTCTGTGAAAATAGTAGTCTTGATGACTGAGTGTCTTACAGATTTGAGCAGCTTGATCTCATCCAGGGCCGTCTCTGTATAATGTTCAGCACTTTTCACAACCTTCATGGCCACAAAGCGCTTGTCCCTgaaaattacacacaaacacacacaatcagtaATTTCACTCATCACGACCACATAAGCTTCTTACAAGAAAGACGACACCAGGCATTTAGAAACCATTATACCATATATTATACCATCATTTCCTACAGGTGCATGATACTCAGTTGTTGCTGATCAAGTTTTATATAATTCTCATGCATATAATCTATAAATATTACATATGTAGGCGACAACATGGCTGAAATTCCTGGCTCTTTCTGTAACTTACTTATGAATACACACAGCAACCCTTAGCTCTACATGCTAGTCGGTCACTTCAACACTATTGAGAGAACACACTTCTTTGCTATCAGCAACTATGGCTTCATGAAGTCCACTAATTCTGTACATTTCTGTCCAACTTCCACATAGTTAAGCGGAGTCAAGAGGAGCCAACTTACTGGATGTCCCAGGCCAGCCACACAGTGGAGAAGTGCCCCCAGCCCAGTTTACGGATCACATGATATCTCCCGTTGAACAGATCTCCAATCTTCACATGATGATATCCACCTGTCCGAAGAAAGATATACACAGATCTgctcataaatgttttttattattgtatattgtgtgtgtgtgtgtttaaattaaGGTAGACTGCAGCAGGGTTTGAGTCCCACACATAAATATGCACACAGCTGTTTTGCAAGAGCATATTTCAGTCTTCTCATAATTTTAATCAGGTTTAGTCCAAGTTCATCTGTGTGTTATTACTGAAATATATTTCAATCCTGATAACAGTGAACTATGTGAGTCAATGCACTAAATGGactcaaacatacacaaacacattagaTATCTGAAGAGAAAACTGGAATGAGATTCGTACCCCTGCAGTAGTCGTTGGGGTCCTCCTGCTCATCGTCATCAGAGCCCAGGATCTCCTCGTCCTGCTCTGGGAGGGGAGAGTCTGCCTGACCCGGCTGAGAGCCGCCTCCACGACCATGAGGCTCTGGTCTGGGAGAGGAAGAGATATGGTGAGATTAAGAGGAAGAAATTGGAAAGGCAGGCGAGGAATGCAaaagacaggaaggaaggagggaagtgCAAAGGGTGACAGTGGGACAAAGGGTTAAAGACGTTGTTGGAAAGgcccagagaggaaaagagtgATGCTGAGACGACAGAGTTACAGATTCGAGAACGTGGTTTCCATATCTCATTTTCAGAGGCAACGCACCCTACGCTTTAATCCAAAGAAACTCATAAGCGATATAGTAGATAAGGATCAATTCTAATTTCACCAAAATCACAAGCAAGCAAAGATCCCATTTGATATTTCTGTGAAAACAGAACAGTCGTGTAAGCACAAAAGGACCAAAACGAAGAGCAGTGaacattgtatttaaaaaaaaaaagagaaaaaaaagtaaaaaaagagtaCTGTAATGCTATGAGCTGCTACTCTGACTCTGAGATATCAATACTGAGAAGATCTGAAGATCAATCAGAATCTAGCATTGATACGGGAATGTTTCTGTTACAAAACTATGTCCAGAAATCACAGCAGCCATGTCTCAAAAAGACTAAAAGTCTACGGCCACGCTAACAGCTCtgtaaatgctaacatgctgatgttcagcaggtatagtgtttaccatgttcaccatcttatttcagcata includes these proteins:
- the srpk1b gene encoding SRSF protein kinase 1b isoform X2, which gives rise to MERKVLAMQARKKRIRPRKPGKKPEPHGRGGGSQPGQADSPLPEQDEEILGSDDDEQEDPNDYCRGGYHHVKIGDLFNGRYHVIRKLGWGHFSTVWLAWDIQDKRFVAMKVVKSAEHYTETALDEIKLLKSVRNTDPSDPSREKVVQLLDDFKISGMNGTHVCMVFEVLGYHLLKWIIKSNYQGLPLPCVKSIIRQVLQGLDYLHTKCKIIHTDIKPENILLTVNEPYIKKMAAEATQWQKTGAAPPSGSAVSTAPAPKPVAKMSKNKKKKMKKKQKKQAELLEKRIQEMEGGATPEGGEEEEDEETTTETTEDTTSSTTLSMSATLQDIVNHTITDSTPDEQPQQMSEGNEQREDAAEEENRMEVNCNGHASTQESEASPESQVHRTKKSTEELEDQQNANQPETKTEADDTLPNKEDRQTCNGSSMDPNLDPPQLPASLSPDSVTVELKEGDKAEKKEEEMDTLGENKRKDDEEDGQNGASGSMLVNPLEPINADKLQVKIADLGNACWVHKHFTDDIQTRQYRSLEVLIGSGYSTPADIWSTACMAFELATGDYLFEPHSGEDYSRDEDHIALIIELLGKVPRKLILSGKYSKEFFTKKGDLRHITKLKPWGLLDVLVEKYEWSKEEAYNFSSFLLPMLDLVPERRATAAQCLSHPWLTS
- the srpk1b gene encoding SRSF protein kinase 1b isoform X3, which produces MQARKKRIRPRKPGKKPEPHGRGGGSQPGQADSPLPEQDEEILGSDDDEQEDPNDYCRGGYHHVKIGDLFNGRYHVIRKLGWGHFSTVWLAWDIQDKRFVAMKVVKSAEHYTETALDEIKLLKSVRNTDPSDPSREKVVQLLDDFKISGMNGTHVCMVFEVLGYHLLKWIIKSNYQGLPLPCVKSIIRQVLQGLDYLHTKCKIIHTDIKPENILLTVNEPYIKKMAAEATQWQKTGAAPPSGSAVSTAPAPKPVAKMSKNKKKKMKKKQKKQAELLEKRIQEMEGGATPEGGEEEEDEETTTETTEDTTSSTTLSMSATLQDIVNHTITDSTPDEQPQQMSEGNEQREDAAEEENRMEVNCNGHASTQESEASPESQVHRTKKSTEELEDQQNANQPETKTEADDTLPNKEDRQTCNGSSMDPNLDPPQLPASLSPDSVTVELKEGDKAEKKEEEMDTLGENKRKDDEEDGQNGASGSMLVNPLEPINADKLQVKIADLGNACWVHKHFTDDIQTRQYRSLEVLIGSGYSTPADIWSTACMAFELATGDYLFEPHSGEDYSRDEDHIALIIELLGKVPRKLILSGKYSKEFFTKKGDLRHITKLKPWGLLDVLVEKYEWSKEEAYNFSSFLLPMLDLVPERRATAAQCLSHPWLTS
- the srpk1b gene encoding SRSF protein kinase 1b isoform X1, whose translation is MRSAECVILAMQARKKRIRPRKPGKKPEPHGRGGGSQPGQADSPLPEQDEEILGSDDDEQEDPNDYCRGGYHHVKIGDLFNGRYHVIRKLGWGHFSTVWLAWDIQDKRFVAMKVVKSAEHYTETALDEIKLLKSVRNTDPSDPSREKVVQLLDDFKISGMNGTHVCMVFEVLGYHLLKWIIKSNYQGLPLPCVKSIIRQVLQGLDYLHTKCKIIHTDIKPENILLTVNEPYIKKMAAEATQWQKTGAAPPSGSAVSTAPAPKPVAKMSKNKKKKMKKKQKKQAELLEKRIQEMEGGATPEGGEEEEDEETTTETTEDTTSSTTLSMSATLQDIVNHTITDSTPDEQPQQMSEGNEQREDAAEEENRMEVNCNGHASTQESEASPESQVHRTKKSTEELEDQQNANQPETKTEADDTLPNKEDRQTCNGSSMDPNLDPPQLPASLSPDSVTVELKEGDKAEKKEEEMDTLGENKRKDDEEDGQNGASGSMLVNPLEPINADKLQVKIADLGNACWVHKHFTDDIQTRQYRSLEVLIGSGYSTPADIWSTACMAFELATGDYLFEPHSGEDYSRDEDHIALIIELLGKVPRKLILSGKYSKEFFTKKGDLRHITKLKPWGLLDVLVEKYEWSKEEAYNFSSFLLPMLDLVPERRATAAQCLSHPWLTS